A single genomic interval of bacterium harbors:
- a CDS encoding DUF547 domain-containing protein, with the protein MHRRRIPVHLIFLLSAFVIPLLQPAVSLAQESGGWDSVSDRSGAPDHTDFDMLCGLLVDAQGNVRYEGFRVPAFERYVAELGSVQLEQLGEDAQLATALNAYNAFVILNVIRHWPLASVMDVPNFFDEQRFLFGGRMRSLREIEDAILRPLAPVLSHFATCSAAKSSPRLTRHAYAAGDVREQLRRQARRYFADTASVRLDREEGVLYLSMIFRWFRKDFTTVYGSLRQLALRYLPQDDAQWFAAHEAEIRYMPWDWSLNSR; encoded by the coding sequence GTGCATCGCAGGCGCATCCCTGTTCACCTGATTTTTCTTTTGTCTGCTTTCGTCATTCCTCTGCTGCAGCCAGCGGTATCGCTCGCGCAGGAGAGTGGGGGCTGGGACAGCGTCAGTGATCGAAGCGGTGCGCCTGATCACACGGACTTCGACATGCTCTGTGGATTGCTTGTCGATGCGCAGGGAAACGTCCGTTATGAGGGGTTTCGCGTTCCTGCGTTCGAACGCTATGTGGCTGAACTCGGCAGCGTGCAGCTTGAGCAGCTTGGAGAAGATGCGCAGCTGGCCACCGCACTCAATGCCTACAACGCCTTTGTTATTCTCAACGTCATTCGCCACTGGCCGCTGGCTTCAGTGATGGATGTGCCGAATTTCTTTGATGAGCAGCGGTTTCTTTTCGGCGGACGTATGCGTTCGCTTCGCGAGATCGAGGATGCCATCCTGCGTCCCCTCGCCCCGGTGCTGTCACATTTCGCCACCTGTTCCGCGGCGAAGAGTTCGCCCCGCCTCACCCGCCACGCATACGCTGCCGGAGATGTCCGGGAACAGCTCCGCCGCCAGGCACGACGTTATTTTGCCGATACGGCATCGGTGCGCCTCGACAGAGAGGAAGGCGTGTTGTATCTGTCCATGATTTTTCGCTGGTTTCGAAAGGATTTTACGACAGTGTACGGGTCGCTGCGTCAGCTGGCACTGCGCTATCTGCCGCAGGACGATGCGCAATGGTTTGCTGCGCATGAGGCGGAAATCCGCTACATGCCGTGGGACTGGTCGCTGAACAGCCGCTGA
- a CDS encoding PD-(D/E)XK nuclease family protein: MNRSGVEITDALMMDLLSSGGTVCTSTQRLAREIRQRFDAHMLREGRTVWASPDVVPFPSWLASAVEEQALFGQHLPFAEGSPVAEGSPVGQEAAFSGRRLLSAAQETLTWEMAIARADVEKQVLQTETLASMMMEAHAVEHRWLMREGDLQRYHSEASAAYMQVRAAVRQIWKEEGLLPQSALPRIALDLFRAFPDLLPERLLLAGFDLLPDASQRAFFALYRRHRSSLPAAAAVPEQRSGDIERYENLEQEVYAAALWCRQLLEAGENDIAVVFPSLDRVRPLVERVFRDVLLPSRSQEDVDEQRSFFELSLGTRCAHEPIMAAAMQGLELLRPRISVDAVCAVLRSPFFHGAATHRSLRARRELDFRRLGVDTLTHSDLRQVLRDDAEEDNLAEALWLLETPSGSVSSRDWAARIDALLRALGWPGDRTLSSREFQALRRWERLVEELLSFDAVLPPMAVTEMLARFRRMLTERVFQPESGHAPVQVMGMLETAGLHFAHARVVGMNEELWPPPARPHPFHPIRLQRQLRITDGVPERYLEQMRVVTRRVEHIADDLVVSCSRGEGDRELLPSPLLRHRTIRDLSVQPWSYARNMQKVHNSAMEERPAESIPAISAQEHVHGGVRVLTLQSACHFRAFAELRLHTEEAEIAEAGVRPLDRGTLLHGVMERVWQSLEGHAALMLLSDEDLLTRVDRAIEESERAASSLRSAQYAAHVRQAERSCLRQIALEWLRVERERSQFTVAAVEEERTAAVGPLALRLRIDRIDRLQDGSLLLIDYKTGRQDAGDWLSSRPRQPQLPLYTLTDDGDYSGVTFAELRRGSCRFTGLTRDTSIMPQLQDVENFLEKRGEDAADWQQLRDAWREVLTDLATGFYEGSAAVNPANGATTCTYCPLHAFCRVQELRKEGADV; encoded by the coding sequence ATGAACAGGAGCGGAGTGGAAATAACGGATGCACTGATGATGGATCTGCTTTCTTCCGGGGGAACGGTGTGCACATCTACCCAGCGCCTGGCAAGGGAGATTCGGCAACGATTTGACGCGCATATGCTGCGTGAGGGACGCACGGTATGGGCGTCACCCGATGTCGTTCCGTTTCCATCCTGGCTCGCCTCGGCTGTCGAAGAACAGGCGCTTTTCGGGCAGCACCTTCCCTTCGCAGAGGGGTCACCGGTCGCAGAGGGGTCACCGGTCGGACAGGAAGCAGCTTTTTCCGGGAGACGATTGTTAAGCGCGGCGCAGGAAACGCTGACCTGGGAGATGGCGATCGCACGAGCGGATGTGGAAAAACAGGTGCTGCAGACCGAGACACTTGCCTCCATGATGATGGAGGCGCATGCGGTCGAGCATCGCTGGCTCATGCGCGAAGGAGACCTCCAGCGGTATCATAGCGAAGCGAGCGCAGCATATATGCAGGTGCGTGCGGCGGTACGACAGATATGGAAGGAGGAGGGACTGCTGCCGCAATCGGCATTGCCGCGCATTGCGCTCGATCTCTTCCGCGCGTTTCCGGATCTGCTTCCGGAGCGCCTGCTGCTCGCCGGATTCGATTTACTCCCCGATGCTTCGCAGCGCGCGTTCTTCGCGCTCTATCGGCGTCACCGCAGTAGTCTGCCCGCTGCCGCCGCAGTGCCGGAGCAGCGGAGCGGCGACATCGAACGATATGAGAACCTCGAGCAGGAGGTATACGCCGCGGCGTTGTGGTGCAGGCAACTGCTTGAAGCCGGGGAAAATGATATTGCTGTTGTGTTCCCATCCCTTGATCGTGTGCGTCCCCTTGTCGAACGCGTATTTCGGGACGTCCTGCTGCCATCACGCAGCCAGGAGGATGTGGACGAGCAACGCAGCTTCTTCGAACTTTCGCTGGGTACGCGTTGCGCGCATGAACCCATCATGGCCGCGGCGATGCAGGGACTGGAGCTGCTGCGTCCACGAATTTCTGTCGATGCTGTGTGCGCCGTTCTGCGCAGTCCATTTTTCCACGGTGCTGCGACGCATCGCTCCCTGCGCGCACGCCGTGAACTGGATTTCCGGCGCCTGGGTGTGGACACGTTGACACATAGCGATCTGAGGCAGGTGCTGCGCGACGATGCTGAAGAAGACAACCTCGCTGAAGCCCTGTGGCTGCTGGAAACACCTTCTGGCAGCGTCTCATCTCGCGACTGGGCGGCACGCATCGATGCATTGCTGCGCGCGCTGGGCTGGCCGGGAGATCGAACGCTTTCAAGCAGGGAATTCCAGGCGCTGCGTCGCTGGGAGCGACTCGTGGAAGAATTGCTTTCCTTTGATGCCGTGCTCCCACCGATGGCCGTCACCGAAATGCTGGCGCGTTTCCGGCGCATGCTCACGGAACGGGTATTTCAACCGGAAAGCGGGCATGCACCGGTGCAGGTCATGGGCATGCTGGAAACGGCGGGATTGCACTTTGCGCACGCCCGTGTGGTGGGGATGAACGAAGAGCTCTGGCCGCCCCCTGCGCGGCCGCACCCGTTTCATCCCATACGGTTGCAGCGTCAGCTGCGTATCACGGATGGGGTACCCGAACGCTATCTCGAGCAGATGCGTGTCGTCACGCGCAGGGTTGAGCATATTGCAGACGATCTCGTTGTCAGCTGCAGTCGAGGAGAGGGAGACAGGGAACTGTTGCCCTCACCGCTGCTGCGGCATCGCACGATCCGCGACCTTTCTGTTCAGCCCTGGAGCTACGCAAGAAATATGCAGAAAGTGCATAATTCTGCAATGGAAGAGCGTCCCGCAGAAAGCATTCCCGCCATAAGCGCACAGGAGCATGTGCACGGCGGCGTGCGCGTGCTGACACTGCAGTCTGCCTGTCATTTCCGTGCTTTCGCCGAACTGCGCCTGCATACAGAGGAAGCGGAAATTGCGGAAGCCGGTGTGCGTCCCCTCGACCGCGGCACGCTGTTGCACGGCGTGATGGAGCGCGTGTGGCAATCGCTCGAGGGACATGCTGCGCTGATGCTGCTTTCGGACGAAGATTTGCTCACACGCGTTGATCGTGCCATTGAGGAGAGTGAGCGCGCGGCGTCGTCCCTCCGCAGTGCGCAATATGCAGCGCATGTGCGTCAAGCCGAGCGCAGCTGTCTGCGTCAGATTGCGTTGGAATGGCTGCGCGTTGAACGCGAGCGTTCCCAGTTTACCGTCGCCGCGGTAGAGGAAGAACGAACGGCCGCGGTCGGACCTCTTGCCCTGCGCCTGCGCATCGATCGGATTGACAGACTGCAGGATGGCAGTCTGCTGCTCATCGATTACAAAACGGGAAGGCAGGATGCGGGCGACTGGCTTTCCTCCCGTCCCCGTCAACCACAGCTGCCCCTGTACACCCTTACCGACGATGGTGATTACTCCGGCGTCACATTTGCGGAACTGCGGAGAGGCAGCTGCAGGTTTACCGGACTCACCCGCGATACCTCCATAATGCCGCAGCTGCAGGATGTGGAGAACTTTCTCGAAAAGCGCGGGGAGGACGCTGCCGACTGGCAGCAGCTGCGTGATGCGTGGCGCGAGGTGCTGACGGACCTGGCCACGGGGTTTTACGAAGGGAGCGCCGCAGTGAATCCCGCCAATGGTGCAACGACCTGTACCTACTGTCCGCTGCACGCTTTTTGCCGCGTACAGGAACTGCGCAAGGAGGGTGCCGATGTCTGA
- a CDS encoding UvrD-helicase domain-containing protein has product MSDSNSLSSQHAAEELQHNLEQRDIEARSEALEPGYSCIVQAPAGSGKTELLIQRFLVLLAAVDAPEEIIAITFTRKASAEMRVRIMLALAEAESGAEVEGHAAVTRTLAERVLARDAERKWHLRDQPSRLRIMTIDALNGWIVRQMPWLSGMGGVPAIADDAMELYREAVRRSMLDDVHDVERRAHITRLLEHLDNRYGTIESLLAQMLAIREQWMDLVSEEVEIPREARSIIERSLTSIVTAQLQKLCALLPEEERREIAALGQHAARQLEAREDRNAGAMAGFLSGPTELNETPESLASWQAAAQLLLTGSDTLRSPRGINRTLGFERDDTEKPRMLALVGRLEGQDECIALLQDIRRLPSPRFTDAQWDILSSILEVLRYCVGELQSLFTQRGMVDHAEVAASALRALGSELDPTDLAMMLEYRIQHILVDEFQDTSAGQYRLLSLLTTGWMPDDGHSLFLVGDPMQSIYRFREAEVGLFLSIWEDARIGSVPLRTLRLYRNFRSQAGIVQWVNEVFAQVMPARSDPASGAVTYVPSAPAKPENGEAVRFMPVYSGDRADEAAGIVSLLRELGHGRSEVTAEETAILVRSRSHLAYVIPALREAGIAFQAVDIEALGAHPAVQDILALTRALLHMADSTAWLAVLRAPFCGLQLSDLHALTALRGERTVLDAIHDAIVKEEYSEDAGIRLRRIMPVLDEAMGEAGRRPLRLLVERCWIGLGGPACVDAQGFDAVASYFDMLEMLVPGANLDNLRELHEGIEKLFAPPDQGDALRLQVMTIHRAKGLQFDHVIIPRLDGTPPVREERLMIWMDDPGAKGSGFIIAPLRERGTEKEATYAYVQRRLAEKEEHEYQRLLYVAVTRARRRLYLSATLRMKEDDQQGFVLQKPARNSFLSAIWPAVEDEAQRQSAAWLTSAQEEDVISRPEIRLRRLRDGWEPPALPPPLPVRASIDVEDVSHPETSELPWHAGEEARLRGTAVHRVLAWIGAHGLAAWEEKSTDEQVSTVTRVLEHGGSAGTGLTRAVIDAVQAVTGEEMGRWLLAAHPEARSEWALTVHHAGRNERVIIDRTFVDEEGTRWIVDFKSAVHEGADLEGFLDAQLRMHRAQLQRYGEILRAFDARPQRLLVYFPMYRTWREL; this is encoded by the coding sequence ATGTCTGATTCGAACTCCCTTTCATCGCAGCATGCAGCGGAAGAACTGCAGCACAATCTCGAGCAGCGTGACATCGAAGCCAGGAGTGAAGCGCTGGAGCCGGGGTATTCCTGCATCGTACAGGCGCCGGCGGGATCGGGAAAAACCGAGCTTCTGATACAGCGCTTCCTCGTCCTTCTTGCCGCCGTCGACGCGCCGGAAGAAATCATTGCCATCACATTCACGCGCAAGGCATCGGCAGAAATGCGCGTGCGCATCATGCTGGCGCTGGCAGAGGCCGAGTCGGGCGCGGAAGTGGAGGGACATGCCGCAGTCACACGTACGCTGGCCGAACGTGTGCTCGCGAGGGATGCGGAACGAAAATGGCACCTGCGGGATCAACCCTCGCGTCTGCGTATCATGACAATCGACGCACTCAATGGCTGGATCGTGCGGCAGATGCCCTGGCTCTCCGGCATGGGAGGAGTACCGGCGATCGCAGACGACGCGATGGAACTGTACCGCGAGGCCGTGCGGCGCAGCATGCTCGACGATGTGCACGATGTCGAACGACGTGCGCACATCACGCGTCTGCTCGAACATCTCGATAACAGGTATGGGACGATAGAGTCGCTGCTCGCACAGATGCTTGCGATCCGGGAGCAGTGGATGGATCTCGTCAGTGAGGAGGTGGAAATTCCCCGGGAAGCACGGAGCATCATTGAACGGTCGCTGACCAGCATTGTGACGGCACAGCTGCAAAAGCTATGCGCCCTGCTTCCGGAGGAGGAGCGCCGGGAAATTGCCGCACTCGGACAGCATGCCGCGCGGCAGCTTGAGGCGAGAGAGGACAGGAACGCCGGCGCGATGGCGGGATTTCTGAGCGGACCCACTGAACTCAATGAAACACCGGAATCGCTTGCCTCCTGGCAGGCAGCGGCGCAACTGCTGTTGACTGGAAGCGACACATTGCGGAGTCCGCGGGGCATCAATCGCACCCTGGGCTTTGAACGGGACGATACAGAAAAGCCGCGCATGCTGGCGCTTGTCGGACGGTTGGAAGGACAGGATGAATGCATCGCTCTGCTGCAGGATATCAGGCGTCTGCCCTCACCGCGTTTTACCGATGCGCAGTGGGACATTCTCTCATCGATACTCGAAGTGCTGCGCTATTGCGTCGGCGAACTGCAGTCTCTGTTCACGCAGCGTGGCATGGTTGATCATGCGGAAGTCGCGGCATCCGCGTTGCGCGCCCTGGGCAGCGAGCTCGATCCGACGGATCTCGCCATGATGCTCGAATATCGCATTCAGCATATTCTTGTAGACGAATTCCAGGATACGTCTGCCGGACAGTACCGGCTGCTCAGCCTGCTTACCACCGGCTGGATGCCGGACGATGGGCATTCGCTGTTCCTTGTCGGTGATCCGATGCAATCGATTTATCGCTTCCGGGAAGCTGAAGTCGGCCTGTTTCTCAGTATCTGGGAAGATGCACGTATCGGGTCGGTTCCACTGCGAACGCTGCGGCTGTACAGGAATTTCCGCTCGCAGGCGGGTATCGTGCAGTGGGTGAACGAGGTGTTCGCACAGGTCATGCCTGCGCGCAGTGATCCGGCCTCAGGCGCTGTGACGTATGTGCCCTCCGCCCCCGCAAAGCCCGAGAACGGCGAGGCAGTGCGCTTCATGCCAGTCTACAGTGGTGATCGTGCGGATGAAGCTGCAGGTATTGTTTCCCTGCTGCGTGAACTCGGACATGGGCGCAGCGAAGTTACTGCCGAAGAAACAGCAATACTTGTCCGCAGTCGATCACATCTCGCGTATGTCATTCCCGCGCTTCGCGAGGCGGGCATTGCCTTCCAGGCCGTGGATATCGAGGCTCTGGGCGCGCATCCTGCGGTGCAGGACATTCTCGCACTGACACGTGCCTTGCTGCATATGGCAGACAGCACTGCCTGGCTGGCCGTGCTGCGTGCGCCGTTTTGCGGATTGCAGCTTTCCGACCTTCACGCGCTCACTGCGTTGCGTGGAGAGCGAACGGTACTCGATGCCATACACGATGCGATAGTGAAAGAGGAGTACTCGGAGGATGCGGGGATTCGGCTGCGTCGCATCATGCCGGTGTTGGATGAGGCCATGGGTGAAGCGGGTCGCCGTCCCCTGCGGCTCCTTGTGGAACGCTGCTGGATCGGACTCGGCGGACCAGCATGCGTAGATGCGCAGGGCTTCGATGCTGTGGCGTCATATTTCGATATGCTCGAGATGCTGGTGCCCGGAGCGAATCTCGACAATCTTCGAGAACTCCATGAAGGAATCGAAAAGCTTTTTGCACCGCCGGATCAGGGGGATGCCCTGAGGCTGCAGGTGATGACCATTCATCGGGCAAAGGGATTGCAGTTCGATCATGTGATCATTCCCCGTCTCGACGGGACGCCGCCTGTTCGTGAGGAGCGCCTGATGATCTGGATGGACGATCCGGGTGCGAAGGGAAGTGGCTTCATCATCGCTCCGTTGCGGGAACGCGGTACCGAAAAGGAAGCAACCTATGCGTATGTGCAGCGTCGTCTGGCGGAAAAGGAAGAGCATGAGTACCAGCGGCTGTTGTACGTTGCCGTCACCCGTGCCCGCAGGCGTCTGTACCTGTCCGCCACACTGCGCATGAAGGAGGATGACCAGCAGGGGTTTGTGTTGCAGAAACCTGCTCGCAATTCCTTCCTTTCCGCGATATGGCCAGCGGTCGAGGATGAGGCGCAGCGGCAGAGTGCAGCCTGGCTTACCTCCGCACAGGAGGAGGATGTGATATCCCGTCCTGAGATTCGACTGCGTCGCCTGCGTGATGGATGGGAACCTCCGGCACTGCCGCCTCCGCTGCCTGTACGCGCATCCATCGATGTGGAAGACGTGTCCCACCCTGAAACAAGTGAACTGCCCTGGCATGCGGGCGAAGAGGCGAGACTGCGGGGAACTGCGGTGCATCGTGTTCTTGCGTGGATCGGTGCGCACGGTCTCGCCGCGTGGGAAGAGAAAAGTACCGACGAACAAGTATCAACGGTGACGCGCGTCCTTGAGCATGGCGGCAGTGCGGGCACAGGTTTGACACGTGCTGTCATCGACGCGGTGCAGGCGGTAACCGGGGAAGAGATGGGTCGATGGCTGCTCGCAGCGCATCCGGAGGCGCGGAGTGAGTGGGCGCTTACGGTGCATCATGCGGGGAGAAACGAGCGTGTGATCATCGACAGGACTTTTGTGGATGAAGAGGGGACGCGCTGGATTGTGGATTTCAAATCCGCGGTGCACGAGGGGGCAGACCTCGAGGGTTTCCTTGACGCACAATTGCGCATGCATCGCGCGCAGTTGCAGCGGTACGGAGAAATATTGCGCGCATTCGATGCGAGGCCGCAGCGGCTGCTCGTGTATTTCCCGATGTATCGAACGTGGAGAGAGCTGTAG
- a CDS encoding energy transducer TonB, translating to MTLNSDDVKGFGVSLVLHILLMLIMVFWAAFPNISRLPEEIELTFVTPVRLPTPPPRLESRPRVQTTTTAQRSSSPRRSGTTSIEQSAARQAPSTESTARDRGAQRAAPSTPAAPRELRGTEDAVDFMDYGGGKQDRSTSMHTGDFTRQESREQGLSTSVQSSDNVSGAGTGDHSAITSDPGSLSATPHSSADIRWDGGVSRNRISGVLPDFPPGATREVQVAVRFRVRPDGSMYGMTVIQKGDPRYERAALAAMRTWKFNVLPESSKQADQVGTAVFSFKLK from the coding sequence ATGACACTCAACAGTGATGATGTCAAAGGATTCGGCGTTTCTCTCGTCCTTCACATCCTGCTCATGCTGATCATGGTGTTCTGGGCAGCTTTCCCGAATATCAGCAGGCTCCCGGAAGAAATCGAGCTGACCTTCGTCACCCCGGTTCGTCTGCCGACACCACCGCCACGGCTGGAATCGCGTCCCAGAGTCCAGACCACAACCACGGCGCAGCGTTCGTCTTCACCCCGCCGGAGCGGAACGACAAGCATCGAGCAGTCTGCCGCCCGGCAGGCACCGAGTACGGAATCCACGGCAAGGGATCGCGGCGCGCAGCGTGCCGCCCCGTCAACGCCGGCTGCTCCGCGAGAACTGCGTGGGACCGAGGACGCGGTGGATTTCATGGATTACGGCGGAGGAAAACAGGACCGCAGTACGTCGATGCACACCGGTGATTTCACCCGCCAGGAATCACGTGAACAGGGGTTGAGCACATCGGTACAGTCTTCTGACAATGTCAGCGGCGCGGGCACCGGCGATCATTCCGCCATCACCTCCGACCCTGGCTCGCTCAGCGCAACCCCCCACAGCTCCGCAGATATCCGGTGGGACGGCGGTGTATCGCGGAACCGTATCAGCGGTGTGCTTCCCGATTTCCCTCCGGGAGCGACGCGCGAGGTGCAGGTTGCTGTGCGCTTCCGTGTGCGACCCGACGGCAGCATGTACGGCATGACCGTCATACAGAAGGGCGACCCCCGCTACGAACGCGCCGCGCTCGCCGCGATGCGCACATGGAAATTCAACGTCCTTCCCGAAAGCAGCAAACAGGCCGACCAGGTCGGCACGGCGGTATTCAGTTTCAAACTCAAATAG
- a CDS encoding biopolymer transporter ExbD, producing the protein MKIHLNQDNKPLSIFSYSSLTDIVLLLLIFFLLTSSFIITEGIKVTLPEAKNSTASEQEQIVVALLNDGRLFLNNEEIAPEQFRGALEEKLKDPEKQVIVLSSDRDVPLDRAVFVMDEAKGIGATRFFISTRMKEDHDTQQ; encoded by the coding sequence ATGAAAATCCATCTCAATCAGGACAACAAGCCGCTGAGTATTTTCAGCTACTCATCGCTGACGGATATCGTCCTGCTGCTTCTCATTTTCTTCCTTCTCACCTCTTCCTTCATCATCACGGAAGGGATCAAGGTGACCCTCCCGGAAGCAAAGAATTCCACCGCATCTGAGCAGGAACAGATCGTGGTCGCATTGCTCAATGATGGACGCCTCTTTTTGAACAACGAGGAAATTGCTCCCGAACAGTTTCGGGGTGCACTGGAAGAGAAGCTGAAGGATCCCGAAAAACAGGTCATCGTGCTCTCGAGTGACCGCGACGTTCCCCTTGACCGCGCCGTGTTCGTGATGGACGAAGCGAAAGGCATCGGCGCAACACGATTTTTTATTTCCACCAGGATGAAAGAAGATCATGACACTCAACAGTGA
- a CDS encoding MotA/TolQ/ExbB proton channel family protein codes for MTVFDLFLKGGIIMWIILAASLLGVTLIVQKLITLSRVKVDGGKFILQIRSVMSKGDMAAALTMCSEATSPLSNILRAGLLKMKGTHQDVKDAVEAAARMEVFKLERGLGLLASIAGITPLLGFLGTVTGMISAFRVIEVNEGVVNPQLLASGIWEALLTTAFGLIVGIPAYFMYNYLVNRVSHFVAETESSCNDFLDIAQSEQRKALAAAKKAQAARQQARSSQS; via the coding sequence ATGACTGTATTCGATCTCTTTCTCAAAGGCGGCATTATCATGTGGATCATCCTGGCCGCATCGCTGCTCGGCGTGACGCTGATCGTGCAGAAGCTGATTACGCTCTCACGTGTCAAAGTCGACGGCGGAAAATTCATCCTTCAGATTCGCTCCGTAATGAGCAAGGGTGACATGGCCGCGGCACTGACGATGTGCAGTGAAGCCACTTCACCACTGTCGAACATCCTGCGGGCGGGACTGCTGAAAATGAAAGGCACGCATCAGGATGTGAAGGATGCCGTGGAAGCCGCTGCGCGCATGGAGGTGTTCAAACTGGAGCGGGGACTCGGCCTGCTGGCTTCCATTGCCGGCATCACGCCGCTGCTGGGTTTCCTCGGCACGGTGACGGGTATGATTTCCGCCTTCCGGGTCATCGAGGTCAACGAAGGTGTGGTCAATCCCCAGCTGCTGGCAAGCGGCATCTGGGAAGCGCTGTTGACCACCGCGTTCGGACTCATCGTCGGCATCCCTGCCTACTTCATGTACAACTACCTTGTCAATCGCGTGAGCCACTTCGTTGCGGAAACCGAGAGCAGCTGCAACGACTTCCTTGACATCGCGCAGAGTGAGCAGCGCAAGGCGCTCGCAGCCGCGAAGAAGGCACAGGCGGCCCGTCAGCAGGCACGGAGCAGCCAGTCATGA
- a CDS encoding HU family DNA-binding protein: MKRDELTARLATRLGIPEHSAQVFLHAFFDAAKSALRTGDPLRLDGIGEWTPVLQDNGTLQNVKYEAVHPVLIHAHASVNEQELEFIPAASLENVQHGGAHEMIDVAAVVDEVQSLFSPRMEYEGESEFEGESEFEGEIEIESEGEFESEGEIESEGEFESEIEIEGEGEIESEGEFESEIEIESACPGVVPEGRSRKGEAEEEDNEVFYRNRDQLYHPPKERSRRPLVVVALVLTVIMLVIVFSMFFGEEERPVVPGSGSGQAWSEERLPCA, from the coding sequence GTGAAGCGTGATGAACTGACAGCGCGACTCGCGACCAGGCTCGGCATCCCGGAGCACAGCGCACAGGTATTTCTGCATGCCTTCTTCGATGCGGCAAAATCTGCCCTTCGTACCGGCGATCCGCTTCGCCTCGACGGAATCGGGGAATGGACACCGGTGCTGCAGGACAATGGCACGCTGCAGAATGTGAAATACGAAGCGGTACATCCCGTACTCATTCACGCACACGCATCCGTCAATGAACAGGAACTCGAATTCATTCCAGCCGCATCGCTTGAAAACGTGCAGCACGGTGGTGCGCATGAAATGATCGATGTTGCAGCCGTCGTTGATGAAGTGCAGAGCTTATTTAGCCCCCGAATGGAATACGAGGGCGAGAGCGAGTTCGAGGGCGAGAGCGAATTCGAGGGCGAAATCGAAATCGAGAGCGAAGGCGAATTCGAGAGCGAAGGCGAAATCGAGAGCGAAGGCGAATTCGAGAGCGAAATCGAAATCGAGGGCGAAGGCGAAATCGAGAGCGAAGGCGAATTCGAGAGCGAAATCGAAATCGAGAGCGCTTGTCCCGGCGTAGTTCCGGAGGGACGAAGCCGGAAGGGCGAGGCTGAAGAGGAGGATAACGAGGTTTTTTACAGGAACCGGGATCAGCTCTATCATCCTCCGAAGGAGCGAAGCAGGCGGCCACTTGTGGTGGTTGCGCTGGTGCTGACGGTGATCATGCTGGTGATTGTATTCAGCATGTTTTTCGGTGAGGAGGAGCGCCCGGTGGTTCCGGGCAGCGGCAGCGGACAGGCGTGGAGTGAAGAGCGCCTCCCCTGCGCATAG